One genomic window of Haloferax mediterranei ATCC 33500 includes the following:
- a CDS encoding dodecin, giving the protein MVFKKITLIGRSNESFDAAVDDAIDRAEETLAGVHWVEVEELGVEVASVETREYQAEVIVAFELEAEE; this is encoded by the coding sequence ATGGTGTTTAAGAAAATCACCCTCATCGGTCGGAGTAACGAGAGTTTCGACGCGGCAGTCGACGACGCCATCGACCGAGCGGAGGAGACGCTCGCCGGCGTCCACTGGGTCGAAGTGGAAGAACTCGGCGTCGAAGTCGCGTCCGTCGAGACACGAGAGTACCAAGCCGAGGTTATCGTCGCGTTCGAACTCGAAGCAGAAGAATAG
- a CDS encoding DUF7116 family protein: MAQASMPPVQEARSIFGQLGYTVSGDGPDMLAERKWRTVQVTALSSREATNCRPAFTDGGTETQYRLRCFVTWDDHISALRERLRGIDLPYEWAIIGVSDNGGDDYEVVRGTNT, translated from the coding sequence ATGGCCCAGGCTTCGATGCCTCCTGTTCAGGAGGCTCGGTCGATATTCGGTCAGCTCGGCTACACCGTCTCGGGCGACGGTCCCGATATGCTGGCTGAACGCAAGTGGCGTACGGTCCAAGTGACCGCACTGAGTTCGCGCGAAGCGACCAATTGCCGTCCGGCGTTTACAGACGGCGGAACCGAGACACAGTACCGGCTCCGCTGTTTCGTGACGTGGGACGACCACATTAGCGCGCTTCGAGAGCGACTTCGCGGTATCGACCTTCCGTACGAATGGGCAATTATCGGCGTCTCCGACAACGGAGGTGACGACTACGAGGTCGTCCGGGGCACGAACACGTGA
- a CDS encoding DUF5816 domain-containing protein, with translation MTQLQSQTVPGGKTVFVASNEFDRGSKGPFYVVYSTDSAESRWGYRCGNCDSFDTAMDTMGRVECNECGNVRKPDEWDAAHE, from the coding sequence ATGACCCAACTCCAGTCACAGACTGTACCGGGTGGGAAAACTGTGTTCGTCGCGAGCAACGAATTCGACCGTGGGTCGAAAGGCCCGTTCTACGTCGTGTACTCGACCGATAGCGCCGAGTCCCGATGGGGCTACCGCTGTGGGAACTGCGATTCGTTCGATACCGCGATGGACACGATGGGTCGCGTCGAATGCAACGAGTGTGGAAACGTCCGGAAACCAGACGAGTGGGACGCCGCCCACGAATAG
- a CDS encoding HesB/IscA family protein: MSTESATGSDEAAVTVTPEAADEAISLLEGESMDTDVAGLRLFVQQGGCAGLSYGMRFDGEPEDDDTVVEQHGLRVFVDPASMNYIGGATLDYEGGLQGAGFNVENPNASSSCGCGESFRT; encoded by the coding sequence ATGAGTACCGAATCCGCGACTGGCAGCGACGAGGCGGCCGTCACGGTTACGCCCGAGGCCGCGGACGAAGCCATCTCGCTCCTCGAAGGAGAGTCGATGGACACCGACGTGGCTGGTCTCCGCCTGTTCGTCCAGCAGGGCGGCTGCGCCGGTTTGTCGTATGGGATGCGGTTCGATGGCGAACCGGAAGACGACGACACCGTCGTCGAACAACACGGCCTCCGCGTGTTCGTCGACCCGGCGAGTATGAACTACATCGGCGGCGCGACGCTCGACTACGAGGGCGGCCTGCAGGGGGCAGGTTTCAACGTCGAGAACCCGAACGCATCGAGCAGTTGCGGCTGTGGCGAATCCTTCCGCACATAG